From the genome of Xiphophorus hellerii strain 12219 chromosome 11, Xiphophorus_hellerii-4.1, whole genome shotgun sequence, one region includes:
- the bsx gene encoding brain-specific homeobox protein homolog produces MSVNYASAAPTQRSTSFFIEDILLHKPKPLREVIPAPFCSSLASRMPILEYGYPLIPTPILAPHPHPLHKPEHHQYFFTPGMQMPALFQHHAELPGKHCRRRKARTVFSDSQLSGLEKRFEIQRYLSTPERVELATALSLSETQVKTWFQNRRMKHKKQLRKAQDERKTPADMERCAENSSAESDLNEKSAEELRRGLEADSYMLEENDDDDVDIEDDICSTDHLL; encoded by the exons ATGAGTGTGAACTATGCGTCCGCAGCGCCCACGCAGAGATCCACGTCATTTTTCATTGAGGATATCCTGTTGCACAAACCAAAGCCACTGAGAGAGGTTATTCCCGCGCCCTTCTGCAGCTCCCTGGCCTCCAGAATGCCCATCCTGGAGTATGGATATCCTCTGATTCCGACGCCAATTCTGGCTCCTCATCCTCACCCACTCCATAAGCCGGAGCATCACCAGTACTTTTTCACACCTG GGATGCAGATGCCGGCTCTGTTCCAGCACCACGCAGAGTTACCAGGGAAACACTGCCGGCGCAGGAAGGCCCGAACCGTGTTTTCTGACTCCCAGCTGTCCGGACTGGAAAAGCGCTTCGAGATCCAGCGGTACCTGTCCACACCGGAGAGAGTGGAGCTGGCCACGGCGCTCAGCCTCTCCGAGACACAG GTAAAAACGTGGTTTCAGAACCGGCGAATGAAGCACAAGAAGCAGCTGAGGAAGGCGCAGGATGAGCGGAAGACCCCAGCAGACATGGAGCGCTGCGCAGAGAACTCCAGCGCGGAGAGCGACCTGAACGAGAAGAGCGCGGAGGAGCTGAGACGCGGCCTGGAGGCGGACTCATACATGCTGGAGGAGAACGACGACGACGACGTGGACATCGAGGACGATATTTGCTCAACAGATCATCTACTATAG